A window of Streptomyces caniferus contains these coding sequences:
- the thrC gene encoding threonine synthase translates to MSANSTVTTASSQWRGIIEEYRDRLPVSDTTEVVTLREGGTPLVPAQVLSERTGCEVHLKVEGANPTGSFKDRGMTMAITRAKEEGAKAVICASTGNTSASAAAYAVRAGMVCAVLVPQGKIALGKMGQALVHGAKILQVDGNFDDCLTLARRLSDNYPVALVNSVNPVRIEGQKTAAFEIVDMLTDAPDIHVLPVGNAGNITAYWRGYQEYAADGIASHTPRMWGFQAAGSAPIVRGEVVKDPQTIATAIRIGNPASWSFAEQARDESGGLIDSVTDRQILAAYRMLAAQEGVFVEPASAASVAGLLKAAEEGKVDPGQRIVCTVTGNGLKDPDWAVAGAPQPITVPIDADAAAERLGLA, encoded by the coding sequence ATGTCTGCCAATTCCACTGTGACCACGGCGAGCAGCCAGTGGCGCGGAATCATCGAGGAATACCGCGACCGGCTCCCGGTCAGCGACACGACCGAGGTCGTCACCCTCCGGGAGGGCGGCACGCCTCTCGTGCCGGCGCAGGTGCTCTCCGAGCGCACCGGCTGCGAGGTGCACCTCAAGGTCGAGGGCGCCAACCCCACCGGCTCCTTCAAGGACCGGGGCATGACGATGGCCATCACCCGCGCCAAGGAGGAGGGCGCCAAGGCGGTCATCTGCGCCTCCACCGGCAACACCTCCGCCTCGGCCGCCGCCTACGCGGTCCGGGCCGGCATGGTCTGCGCCGTGCTCGTCCCGCAGGGCAAGATCGCGCTCGGCAAGATGGGCCAGGCCCTGGTCCACGGCGCCAAGATCCTCCAGGTCGACGGAAATTTCGACGACTGCCTGACGCTGGCCCGGCGGCTGTCCGACAACTACCCGGTCGCACTTGTGAACTCCGTCAACCCGGTGCGGATCGAGGGCCAGAAGACCGCGGCCTTCGAAATCGTCGACATGCTCACCGATGCGCCCGACATCCATGTGCTGCCCGTCGGCAACGCCGGCAACATCACGGCGTACTGGCGGGGCTACCAGGAGTACGCGGCCGACGGCATCGCCTCGCACACCCCGCGGATGTGGGGATTCCAGGCCGCCGGCAGCGCGCCGATCGTGCGCGGTGAGGTCGTCAAGGACCCGCAGACCATCGCCACCGCCATCCGTATCGGCAACCCCGCCTCGTGGTCCTTCGCGGAGCAGGCCCGGGACGAGTCCGGCGGTCTCATCGACTCCGTGACCGACCGTCAAATCCTCGCCGCCTACCGCATGTTGGCCGCGCAGGAGGGCGTCTTCGTGGAGCCCGCCTCGGCCGCGTCCGTCGCCGGTCTGCTCAAGGCCGCCGAGGAGGGCAAGGTAGACCCCGGCCAGCGCATCGTCTGCACGGTGACCGGAAACGGCCTCAAGGACCCGGACTGGGCGGTGGCCGGAGCGCCGCAGCCGATCACGGTCCCGATCGACGCGGACGCCGCGGCGGAGCGCCTCGGCCTCGCGTAG
- a CDS encoding homoserine dehydrogenase: MMRTRPLKVALLGCGVVGSEVTRIMTTHADDLAARIGAPVELAGIAVRRPDKVREGVPAELVTTDATALVKRGDIDVVIEVIGGIEPARTLITTAFEHGASVVSANKALVAADGAALHAAAETNGADLYYEAAVAGAIPLVRPLRESLAGDKVNRVLGIVNGTTNFILDKMDSTGAGYSEALDEATALGYAEADPTADVEGFDAAAKAAILAGIAFHTRVTIDDVHREGLTEVTAADIASAKRMGCTVKLLAICERAADGASVTARVHPAMIPLTHPLASVREAYNAVFVEAEAAGQLMFYGPGAGGAPTASAVLGDLVAVCRNKLAGATGPGESAYTRLPVSPMGAVVTRYHISLDVADKPGVLAQVATIFAEHGVSIDTVRQSGKDGEASLVIVTHRAADAALSSTVGALRELDTVRGVASIMRVEGE, translated from the coding sequence ATGATGCGTACGCGTCCGCTGAAGGTGGCGCTCCTGGGCTGTGGTGTTGTCGGCTCAGAGGTGACGCGCATCATGACGACGCACGCCGACGACCTCGCCGCCCGCATCGGTGCGCCCGTGGAGCTGGCCGGGATCGCCGTCCGCCGCCCCGACAAGGTGCGCGAGGGCGTCCCGGCCGAGCTGGTCACCACCGACGCGACCGCACTCGTCAAACGGGGCGACATCGACGTCGTGATCGAGGTCATCGGCGGTATCGAGCCGGCCCGCACGCTGATCACCACCGCTTTCGAGCACGGCGCGAGCGTGGTCTCCGCCAACAAGGCGCTGGTCGCGGCGGACGGCGCGGCACTGCACGCGGCGGCCGAGACCAATGGCGCCGACCTGTATTACGAGGCCGCCGTGGCGGGCGCGATCCCGCTGGTACGGCCGCTGCGCGAGTCCCTGGCCGGCGACAAGGTCAACCGGGTGCTCGGCATCGTCAACGGCACCACCAACTTCATCCTCGACAAGATGGACTCGACGGGCGCCGGCTACAGCGAGGCGCTCGACGAGGCGACCGCGCTGGGCTACGCCGAGGCCGACCCGACCGCCGACGTCGAGGGCTTCGACGCCGCCGCCAAGGCCGCGATCCTCGCCGGTATCGCCTTCCACACCCGGGTGACCATCGACGATGTGCACCGTGAGGGCCTCACGGAGGTCACCGCGGCCGATATCGCCTCCGCCAAGCGGATGGGGTGCACGGTCAAGCTGCTGGCCATCTGCGAGCGGGCCGCGGACGGTGCGTCCGTGACCGCGCGGGTGCATCCCGCGATGATTCCGCTGACGCATCCGCTCGCCTCCGTCCGCGAGGCGTACAACGCGGTCTTCGTCGAGGCCGAGGCGGCCGGTCAGCTGATGTTCTACGGGCCGGGTGCGGGTGGCGCGCCGACCGCCTCCGCGGTCCTCGGCGACCTCGTCGCGGTCTGCCGCAACAAGCTCGCCGGTGCCACCGGCCCGGGTGAGTCCGCCTACACACGGCTGCCGGTCAGCCCCATGGGCGCGGTCGTCACGCGGTACCACATCAGCCTCGACGTGGCCGACAAACCCGGCGTTCTGGCACAGGTCGCCACGATCTTCGCGGAACACGGCGTATCGATCGATACGGTCCGTCAGTCGGGCAAGGACGGCGAGGCATCCCTCGTCATCGTCACCCACCGAGCGGCGGACGCGGCCCTGTCGTCGACCGTCGGGGCACTGCGCGAGCTCGACACCGTCCGTGGTGTCGCCAGCATCATGCGGGTCGAAGGGGAGTAA